TGGAGGCGGGTTGCAAAGTCATCGCAACACGAAAACGCCCTTGCAATTTCGATGCCTTTATGCTATTTTTAGCGCGGCAGAGGATTTCGGATGAATTCCAAACAAAAGACAGTCATGATCATCGAGGACGAAGCGGACGCCGCGGAACTCTTCTCCGAAATGATGCGATTGAATGGTTTTCGAGTCATCAAAATGTTTTCCAGCGGTCCCGCCATCCCCATCATCAGCCAGGAAAAACCCGACGTAATCCTTTTGGACATCATGATGCCCGACATTTCAGGCCTCGAAGTCCTGCGTTATATTCGCCGCGAACCCGAGCTCGCATCCATTCCCGTCATCATCCTTTCCGCCAAAAGCATGCCTGGCGACATTCGAACGGGGTTCGAAGCCGGCGCTTCCATGTACCTCACCAAACCGGTTGGGTATCAAGACCTCAAGCAGGCGGTTGAGAAGGTGCTCGGCATTTCCGATCCGGAATGAATCAAATTCGGGCTTTTATCGCCATTGACCTGCCTTCATCCCTTCAAGAATCAATCGAAGAACAAATTTCCCACCTGCGCCAGACATTGGGGAACGATGCCATCCGCTGGGTTCCCGCCCGCAATATGCACCTGACATTAAAATTTCTGGGCAACATACCTGGGACGCATTTGGACTTCCTCAAACAGATGCTCTCCCAAGCCGCGGATTCAGCCCAAAAATTCGACCTGACCATCGGTGGATTCGGCTCCTTCCCAACCTCAAACCGGATTCGCGTCCTTTGGGTTGGAGTCCACGCTCCAGCCGCCCTCGCCTCCCTTCAACGCGAGATCGAAGCGGGTGCTGCCCGTCTCGGCTACGAGAAGGATGGACGCTCATTCTCACCGCATCTGACCGTGGGACGGGTCCGACAGGGAATCGACGCAGGGCAACTTCAAAGAATACGCAATGCCGTTGCTGAAATCCAACTTGGCAGGATCGGCACAGCCAGAGTAGACTCTGTGCATCTCTACCAAAGCGACCTGCACGCGGACGGGTCGGTTTACACCAGACTATTCTCCGCGCCGTTGAGGTGACCCCTGACCGCCCTGAACATGGCACGCGACATCGTACACGCCCTGGAGGATAAGAAAGGCGAAGACATCCTCCTGATGGATATCAAGGACATCGCATCCTTTACCGACTATTTCGTCATCTGCACAGGCACCAGCGACCGCATGCTCGACGCCCTGGCAAGCGCCGCCACCGACGAAATCAAGAAAAAATACAGGAAGAAAGCCCGAAAGCAGGGTCTCTCCCGCGACGGCTGGGTGGTCGTCGATTTTGGCGACGTGGTAGTGCATCTCCTCTCACCCGACCAGCGTGAGTATTACCAGATCGAAGAACTTTGGGAAGATGGAAAAATCCTGTTGAGACTTCAATGAACGAAAACCCGCAGGCTCTTCGGCCTGCGGGTTTATTTTTTTATCCGCCTGTCATTGTTCATACTCGTAGTGATTAATGAGTGTATAGGTGATGTAATTTTCCCAAAGCGGCTGGACCAGTTCCCAATCGTAATCATGTGATGAAAAAGTCTGAATCACCATCCGCCCGTCAAGGCAGGAGGCGAGCACACCGTAATCCGATTTTCGGTCCTGGTAAAGTCCGCCGACCAAAACGCCATCCCCGCCCGGAGCCAAATCGAGCAGGTCGCCTGCATCGCCAAACCAGACCGGGTAGGGATACGAAGGGGCTCTAACGGTGTTCGGCGTGGACAAAAGCGGATGAGACGTATCCAGCCAGAAGATCGAATACTTATAGGGGTCGTAATCGAAATCACGCTCCCAGTCCCGGAAGAATCCCACGCCGCAATCAGAGAGAATTGGCGCGATCTTGCCGCGGGCGACCTGGTCCAAATACCAGACCTCGATGATCACCGCGCCGCCGTTATCAATGTGGTCGTATAGCAACTCGAACAGCTCGCCGCTGAAACCGGAGCGCACCTCGGCGGCGACTATGATCAAATCCCACTTGGTGGCGGAATTGGCGTATTCGCGGAATCTTCCCATCGCATCCCCGGTATTGATAACCCTGCCACCGGAGAAGTTCATGGCACGGACGGTTTGGGCAACTACGGGCGCAAGAGACGGGTCGCCCGCCGCGTCTTCGAAGATCAGGATATTCGAACCCTTGATGTTTGCGTCCATATCGATCACCTCCGGGGTCGGATTTCCCACTGGTCCTATTGGTCCCGGTCCGACCCCTATTACAGTTTCGGGGGTATAGGTCGGATAAGGAGTATATGTTGCGGCAGGTGGAGGCAGGATTTCCGCAGAATCATCAGCGTTCAATGTCGCCCGCTGGATCGCCAGACTGGTTTGCTGGATCGCCAGCGCCACCCGGGTTTCCTCCATCGGGTATTCGCCGCCCGTCGAACCGGGGATGTTGCATGCCAGAGTCGCGGTCAGGAGCGTCAGCACAGCCAAACGCCATTTCATACCAAGTGTCATGGTGATTCCTCCTTTCAAATAGAGGGAAAATTCGATTTCCTGCCTAGAATCATTATATAACCACCCAATCGAAATCAATCAGTTAACGCAATTAGTCATCCATTTTTTGTGAGTTTCTTCAAAACTGATTCTTTCTGTAGAAAACAAACAGTCTCTTCAACAATTTTCGAAGAGACTGTTATGAACCATTTTGGTTCAAATTGACTGAATTATTTCGACGTTATTTCTCGAATATCCAACGGTCCACATCACGCTTCCAATCCACCAATTCCTCTTTATTAAACCAGAGCGCAACTTCGCGCTCGCCTGTCTCCGGTTTGTCTGATGCGTGGATGAGGTTTCGCCCAACTTCGAGGGCGAAGTCGTGACGGATGGTGCCGGGCGCGGCTTCGACCGGTTTGGTCGAGCCGACCGTCTGCCTGACAGCGGCTACGGCATTCGGACCTTCCCATACCATCGCCATCACAGGCGCAGAGGTGATGTAAGAGATCAAACCATCGTAGAAAGGTTTACCTTTGTGTTCTGCATAATGAGTTTCAGCCAACGACAAACCGACCTCGATAAATTTCGCAGCCACCAGGCGAAGACCGCGGCGTTCGAGACGGGCGATCACCTCACCGATCAATCCACGCTGGACGCCGTCGGGCTTTACAAGTACTAGCGTTCTTTCCACTGAGTTCCTCCAAAAAATGAATATAAAACCTGACAGGTCTTCGAGACCTGTCAGGTTATCTTTATCTTATCAACTCTTCCGCTTTGTTATAGGCATCCAGAGCTTCTTTCAACCGGTTCGCCCGCATATAGGCGTCTCCCAGTGTCTGCCAGATGCCCACCTCCACCGGGTACCGGTAGAGCGATTCGGACAGATTGCCGATCACCTCTTCAAGATGCTTGCCTTTCTTGATCAATTTACCAAAATGCATCAGCGCTTCGGGGATATCGCCCCGGTCCAACTCGGCCTTGGCAAGATTCAGCGTGCTGACAGAAGCCTGACCTTCAGATTTGCGTCCGCGCGGCAAACCTTGTTTTTGGAACGATTTCCTTTTCCCGGCAGGTTCGGACGGTTCAGGGGATGGCGGGTTTTGCACCAGTTTCTGTCCTGTACGCGGTGCGCCAACCGGCTCTGCTTCCTGCGAAGTCGAGATGGGATGCCAGTCTGAAGGCGAGGTCGGCTTTGGAGGAGTGAGAGCACCGCCTTCCGCTTCCCATTGCTCACGGTGCGACCAGGGAGGCAACTCCCCGCCAGCCAGATCAGTTGCAAATTCCTCTTCATCGACGCCTTTAAGCCAGTCGGGTAATTCCGCGCTTAGAGTAACAGATTCAGGTTCCGGTGAGGAGGGAGGCGTCCAGGATTCTTCCTCCGGTTCTTCCCCGGCTTCCATCCAGCTTGGCAAACCCGAAGAGGTTGGAACAGGTTCTCGCGCCGGATATCGTGATTCAAGCGGTGGTTTGGGAGCGCGCAGGGTTTCGGGATCAATATCCAAGCCCGGCTCGTTATCCAATCCGCTCAACCAGTCGGTGAGATCCTGGTTCTTCACAAGGCTCTCTTCTGATTCAATGGCGGAAGGCTCGGGTTTGTCCAAGCCGCCAAGCCAATCCGGCAGGCTGGATGTGTCAAGCGGCCGCTGTGGGGTTTCACCCACAGACTCGGATTCGCCCAGCCAATCCGGAATGGTTCCCTTCTCCTCCGGCTGGCTCTCATCGGCTTTCATCCAATCGGGTACTCCTGATGAAGACCCTGATAATTCCATTGGCTCGTCTTTCAGGGCCTCAAGATTCTTTAACCACAGGCTGGTTTCATCCTCTGCAGGCAACGAAGCGGAAGATTCGGCAGCAGATGCCTTTTCGAAATCAGCAAAGAATTCCTCACCGACATTCTGCGCGTTCTCGCTCCATTCCGACTTGACAGGTTCAGGCTCGGCGGAAGGCTGCGAGCCGATGTTCTGGGCTTGCGCGACCCATTCGGGCGGAGTGTCGCTGCGTTTATTTGGGTCGGTGACAAGTTCTTCGGGCTTCGCTCCGTGTTTCGCGGCAAGCGATTCGAGCCAGGCCACCGCATCATCCTGTTCCTGCGAGGTCGAACCGAGGGTTTCGACACCTGGCGGCGGAATTTGCTCGGAAGGCTGCGCGCCGATGTTCTGGGCTTGTGCGACCCATTCGGGCGGAGTCTCGCTGCGTTTTTGTGGATCGGTGACAAGCTCCTCGGGCTTCGCTCCGTGTTTTGCGGCAAGCGATTCGAGCCATGCCACCGCATCATCCTGCTCTTGCATTGTGGAACCGAGAGTTTCAACTGAAGCGGATGGCTCATTCGCCGGTTCACTCGATTTCAACCAATCCGGGATGTTTCCGGGTTCAATGATGGGTTCTTCGCTCTGTGGTTCAGACGTCACTGCAGACATCGCGCCCAAGCTTGAAAGCCAGTCCGGTGATTCCTCGGTGGAAGGAGTAGGCTCAGGTTGTGGCACATCACTGACACCCTTCAACCAATCCGGGACATCACCAATGGGCTCGGCAGATTGAGCTGGCGAAACCTCATTAGAAGACTCGCCTTCCGCTTTCAACCAGTCGGGGACGTCACCTGCGGGTTTGGCTGCGCCCGCGAAAGGATCGAAGCCAGGATCAAGGTTGGTTAAATAATCAGGCGTTTCGATCCCCAGCGAGGGTTCCGCGGCTACCGGTGCGGAGCTTGGGGGGGTCTGTGATTTTAGCCACTCGGGGATATCCGCTTGTACA
This portion of the Anaerolineales bacterium genome encodes:
- a CDS encoding response regulator; the protein is MNSKQKTVMIIEDEADAAELFSEMMRLNGFRVIKMFSSGPAIPIISQEKPDVILLDIMMPDISGLEVLRYIRREPELASIPVIILSAKSMPGDIRTGFEAGASMYLTKPVGYQDLKQAVEKVLGISDPE
- the rsfS gene encoding ribosome silencing factor — translated: MVHALEDKKGEDILLMDIKDIASFTDYFVICTGTSDRMLDALASAATDEIKKKYRKKARKQGLSRDGWVVVDFGDVVVHLLSPDQREYYQIEELWEDGKILLRLQ
- a CDS encoding tetratricopeptide repeat protein, which gives rise to MAKVSLRIYNREIERLIEQGQTNEAIAHCRHILKTFPKHLETYRLLGKAYLESRRYAEAVDIFGRLLMAVPDDFVAHVGLSIIRDEENKLDDAIWHMERASEVQSSNPAIQAELQRLYGRRDGMEPPKVRMTRGALARIYVHGELYPQAIAEIRAVLASDPQRVDMQLLLAYSYYKSGQRADAADICNQLIKRYAYTFDANRILVDLLPASGGVESTQVYRLHVAEMDPYANFVKGSIFEMADVPDASVNLDRLEYTGEEVQMGQEWNNASIGFPSVPPLGAGTAVVEEQPEWLRSSAMEESPQDSAASASPPQPDESIPDFLRAAGWGASSGPEQPASIFDETPDEEGLVQADIPEWLKSQTPPSSAPVAAEPSLGIETPDYLTNLDPGFDPFAGAAKPAGDVPDWLKAEGESSNEVSPAQSAEPIGDVPDWLKGVSDVPQPEPTPSTEESPDWLSSLGAMSAVTSEPQSEEPIIEPGNIPDWLKSSEPANEPSASVETLGSTMQEQDDAVAWLESLAAKHGAKPEELVTDPQKRSETPPEWVAQAQNIGAQPSEQIPPPGVETLGSTSQEQDDAVAWLESLAAKHGAKPEELVTDPNKRSDTPPEWVAQAQNIGSQPSAEPEPVKSEWSENAQNVGEEFFADFEKASAAESSASLPAEDETSLWLKNLEALKDEPMELSGSSSGVPDWMKADESQPEEKGTIPDWLGESESVGETPQRPLDTSSLPDWLGGLDKPEPSAIESEESLVKNQDLTDWLSGLDNEPGLDIDPETLRAPKPPLESRYPAREPVPTSSGLPSWMEAGEEPEEESWTPPSSPEPESVTLSAELPDWLKGVDEEEFATDLAGGELPPWSHREQWEAEGGALTPPKPTSPSDWHPISTSQEAEPVGAPRTGQKLVQNPPSPEPSEPAGKRKSFQKQGLPRGRKSEGQASVSTLNLAKAELDRGDIPEALMHFGKLIKKGKHLEEVIGNLSESLYRYPVEVGIWQTLGDAYMRANRLKEALDAYNKAEELIR
- the thpR gene encoding RNA 2',3'-cyclic phosphodiesterase, with the translated sequence MNQIRAFIAIDLPSSLQESIEEQISHLRQTLGNDAIRWVPARNMHLTLKFLGNIPGTHLDFLKQMLSQAADSAQKFDLTIGGFGSFPTSNRIRVLWVGVHAPAALASLQREIEAGAARLGYEKDGRSFSPHLTVGRVRQGIDAGQLQRIRNAVAEIQLGRIGTARVDSVHLYQSDLHADGSVYTRLFSAPLR
- the ndk gene encoding nucleoside-diphosphate kinase; amino-acid sequence: MERTLVLVKPDGVQRGLIGEVIARLERRGLRLVAAKFIEVGLSLAETHYAEHKGKPFYDGLISYITSAPVMAMVWEGPNAVAAVRQTVGSTKPVEAAPGTIRHDFALEVGRNLIHASDKPETGEREVALWFNKEELVDWKRDVDRWIFEK